The sequence ATAAACCCTGAAACCTGTCATCATCTTTTCGACCTCATTGTCCTCGGGGACGCAGAACCTGTCCTCCCGGTATTAAAGGATCAGCTCCTGGCCGAGGGCCCAGGCAACGACAGAACCGCTTTCCTGGACAGTATGGTAAGGGTGCCGGGTGTCTACCTGCCTGGCAGATATAAAATGGAGCCTGTGCCCGGCAGCCCCTTTCTCAGGACCCGCCCCGACCCGGGAACCCCGTCCACCATCGTAACGGCAGCCGTGGGCGATCTGGATGACAACCCCGCCCGGCCGGCCGTGGTCAGCACCGATTCGGAGTTCGGGAACCTATATCCGCTGGAGGTTTCAAGGGGATGTCCGGCAGGCTGCCTCTTTTGCGCGGCCGGTTCGGTTTGCGGTCCCGTGCGGTTCCTGGGGATGGACGCCTTCGTTCGGGAAGCAGAGCTTGGGCTTCATTACCGCAAGACTATCGGATTGGTAGGGACGGCTGTGTCCTACCACCCGAAGCTGGAAGAGATGGCCGGCTATCTCCTGGAGCAGGAAGGCAGCTTTTCCCCCTCTTCCATCCGGGCCGAAAGGGTCACCCCGAAGCTGGCAGCCCTGCTGGTTGCCGCCCGGCACCGGACAGTGTCTCTTGCTCCCGAGGCCGGAACTGTGGAGCTTCGGAGCGCCATCGGTAAACGGTTTTCCGATGGACAGTTCCTCGAGAAAGTGGACATACTCCTCGATGCGGGAATTCCCAACCTCAAACTGTATTTCATGGTGGGATTGCCCGAAGAGTCAGACAGTGATATTGAGGGGATCGTGGAGCTTGCCGTAAAACTGAGAGAGAGGATGCTCCACTTTGGCAGGCCCAGGGGGAAGGTGGGCACTTTAACGATAAGCGTCAACCCCTTCGTACCCAAACCGCGGACAGCTTTTGAAAGGGCTCCCATGGCCGCGGAATCCATACTCAACGGGCGGATGAAAACAGTGAGATCCAGACTCGGCCCCGTTGGAGGGGTCAGGGTCCAGACGGGCTCTGTGAGGGGCGCTTACCTGGACGCTCTTCTTTCCCTGGGAGACAGGTCGGTGGCCGAGGTGCTGGACAACCTGCCCGCCGGGGGTGTATCAATGAAGCGCCTGACAAAGATCATCCCCGCCGCGGAGCAGATCCTCTACGGACGTGAATCAGGGCGGTTACCGTGGGGGTTTATAAAATAGCCCAAAGCCCAAAGACCAAAGAGGGCAACAAACTCTTTCGTTGGACCTTGGACATTGGACCTTGGACTGATGAGATATAAGGATAAAACCCATGCCTGTAAGATTTTCAAAACGATGGTTCCGCAGAAAAAAGGTCATCCTTGCCTCAGGTTCGCCCCGTCGCAAGGAGCTCATGGACCTCACCGGTCTCAGGTATCAGGTGATCATCCCCAGTGTTGATGAAAAGATCCTTCCGGAAGAAACTCCCAAAGACCACGTGGAGAGGCTGGCACTGGAAAAGGCCACAAGTGTGGCTGCCAACCATCCGGACGATGTGGTCATCGGGTGTGATACGATCGTTATCCTCAACGAACGCAATATCCTCGGCAAGCCCCAGAACAGGAAGGACGCCAAGCAGATGCTGACCAGCCTGGCCGGTCGGGAGCATACTGTTTTATCCAGCGTTGCCGCCGTCTGGCATAAGAAGAGCAAGCAGCGGGTGGTTACGGTGGAGAGCCGCGTTCGGATGAAGATGCTGGAAGAGTGGGAGATGAACTGGTATCTGGAATCGGGGGAGTATCGGGATAAGGCAGGGGGGTATGGAATC is a genomic window of bacterium containing:
- a CDS encoding radical SAM protein gives rise to the protein MVSQKTWISPPPRSGGMKVAVAYPNSYRVGMPNLGYQAILRTFLEDHRFDARRVFWDGRSLSFPDGGRSLDQFDVIAFSVSFQPDMVHLPRLLEAGRVGLENPITRPLLIGGGVAVTINPETCHHLFDLIVLGDAEPVLPVLKDQLLAEGPGNDRTAFLDSMVRVPGVYLPGRYKMEPVPGSPFLRTRPDPGTPSTIVTAAVGDLDDNPARPAVVSTDSEFGNLYPLEVSRGCPAGCLFCAAGSVCGPVRFLGMDAFVREAELGLHYRKTIGLVGTAVSYHPKLEEMAGYLLEQEGSFSPSSIRAERVTPKLAALLVAARHRTVSLAPEAGTVELRSAIGKRFSDGQFLEKVDILLDAGIPNLKLYFMVGLPEESDSDIEGIVELAVKLRERMLHFGRPRGKVGTLTISVNPFVPKPRTAFERAPMAAESILNGRMKTVRSRLGPVGGVRVQTGSVRGAYLDALLSLGDRSVAEVLDNLPAGGVSMKRLTKIIPAAEQILYGRESGRLPWGFIK
- a CDS encoding Maf family protein gives rise to the protein MPVRFSKRWFRRKKVILASGSPRRKELMDLTGLRYQVIIPSVDEKILPEETPKDHVERLALEKATSVAANHPDDVVIGCDTIVILNERNILGKPQNRKDAKQMLTSLAGREHTVLSSVAAVWHKKSKQRVVTVESRVRMKMLEEWEMNWYLESGEYRDKAGGYGIQGKAAIFIEGIVGSHTNVIGLPLMETVMLLRSFGVRL